The DNA sequence AACGGGCTAAATATTTTTGGATTTTATAAATTTTATTTTGTTAAAACCATTTTCCGCATTTGTATAAAATTACCGACTTCCAATTTATAAAAATAAATTCCACTCATTAAATCGTTACCGTTAAATTCAATTTCATAAATCCCCGGATGTTTATTTTCGTTAACCAAAGTCTTTACAACTTGTCCTAAAACATTATAAATTTTTAAAACAACTTTTTGTTGAAGATTAGAATTATCCGGAATTGAATATTTTATTTTTGTAATTGGGTTGAAAGGATTTGGATAATTTTGCTCTAATTCAAAATTCTGGGGAGTTCCAAATATTATAACAACTTCATCGGAGTATTCAAAGTTTCCATCGATATCAATTTGTTTCAATCGGTAAAAATATTTTTGAGAAATGTTAATTGTTTGATCAATATAGTTGTAAAATTTTGTAGAATTGCTATTTCCGCTACCTTGAACAAATCCAACTTTATTCCAATTTCCAAATTCAGATTTTCTTTCAATATCAAAACCATAATTATTAACTTCAGTTGCAGTTTCCCAATTTAATTTCACATTTTTATCAACCACTGAAGCTGAGAAAGTAGTGAGTTCGACGGGGAGAGGTTCATTTAATTCTGAAATAACAGAGATGTTGTCAATACGAAATGTGCCTTGCGATGAAATATCTCCATCGCCATCTGCTTGTACATTTGATGTGCATAAGATTTTCAAATTTAGATTTGATGTATTGTTACATTCATTTGGTAAACTAAAGTTAAACATTGGAGTGGATGAAAAGCTTAATGGTGATCGGAAAACATTGTTAGTTATATCATAAAAATCAATTGCATTTGTGCTAAACTGAATTTTAAAATCTCTTGGACCAGTAGATGAACTGTAGCAATCAAAACTTAGATATATATCTGAATAATTTATTGTATTAACAGTAATTAAATAATATTCATTTTCACTCCAACTTCTCGTTAACAAACATTGGCCTGTCAATGGATTTCCATCAGTATAATTAATTGTTGCGCCTTCATTTGTTATAATGATCTGATTCGTATTGTAGGGTGTCAACCCTGTTCCATCTGTTCCTTCATCCGATAAAACATTTTGATCGTCAAAATTCCAATTTACAAGAACTGTTTGCCCAAACATAAAACTACTTAATAACAATAAAAATGTGATTGTCCTCTTCATTACACCTCCGTT is a window from the Ignavibacteriota bacterium genome containing:
- a CDS encoding T9SS type A sorting domain-containing protein, producing the protein MKRTITFLLLLSSFMFGQTVLVNWNFDDQNVLSDEGTDGTGLTPYNTNQIIITNEGATINYTDGNPLTGQCLLTRSWSENEYYLITVNTINYSDIYLSFDCYSSSTGPRDFKIQFSTNAIDFYDITNNVFRSPLSFSSTPMFNFSLPNECNNTSNLNLKILCTSNVQADGDGDISSQGTFRIDNISVISELNEPLPVELTTFSASVVDKNVKLNWETATEVNNYGFDIERKSEFGNWNKVGFVQGSGNSNSTKFYNYIDQTINISQKYFYRLKQIDIDGNFEYSDEVVIIFGTPQNFELEQNYPNPFNPITKIKYSIPDNSNLQQKVVLKIYNVLGQVVKTLVNENKHPGIYEIEFNGNDLMSGIYFYKLEVGNFIQMRKMVLTK